From one Coffea eugenioides isolate CCC68of chromosome 11, Ceug_1.0, whole genome shotgun sequence genomic stretch:
- the LOC113753101 gene encoding phosphoribosylformylglycinamidine cyclo-ligase, chloroplastic-like isoform X2: MSTSYGASKEILQCITTAVIPRRELCVKDSNVSMLKSSRLSQKFLVSSGVCTKFHCRSRKTTIVLSMSCSSRDEKAEDNADRLTYKDAGVDIDAGSDLVRRIAKMAPGIGGFGGLYPLGDSYLVAGTDGVGTKLKLAFETGIHETIGIDLVAMSVNDIVTSGAKPLFFLDYFATSHLDVDLAEKVIKGIVDGCQQSDCTLLGGETAEMPDFYAHGEYDISGFAVGIVKKDSVIDGKNITVGDILIGLPSSGVHSNGFSLVRRVLNRSGLSLKDQLPGGLVTLGEALMVPTVIYVKQVLDLVSKGGIKGIAHITGGGFTDNIPRVFPRGLGAAIYKDSWVVPPVFNWIQEAGRIDDAEMRRTFNMGIGMVLVVDKEAATRILEDGQGTNSMYCLGEVVSGEGVSYH; encoded by the exons ATGTCTACCTCCTATGGAGCAAGTAAAGAAATATTGCAGTGCATTACAACTGCAGTAATTCCTCGCCGAGAGTTGTGTGTTAAGGACTCAAATGTGTCGATGCTGAAGTCAAGTCGCCTCTCacagaaatttttggtgtcaTCTGGAGTGTGCACAAAATTTCATTGTAGAAGTAGAAAAACTACCATTGTCCTGTCGATGTCATGTAGTAGTCGTGATGAAAAAGCTGAAGATAATGCTGACAGACTTACATATAAGGATGCTGGTGTTGACATTGATGCTGGATCTGATCTGGTTAGAAGAATTGCCAAGATGGCACCTGGAATTGGAGGATTTGGAGGGTTATATCCTTTAG GTGATTCATATCTTGTGGCTGGTACCGATGGTGTAGGAACAAAACTCAAGCTTGCATTTGAAACTGGAATTCATGAGACCATTGGGATTGATTTG GTTGCAATGAGTGTCAATGACATTGTCACTTCGGGAGCAAAGCCTTTATTTTTCCTTGATTACTTTGCTACCAGCCATCTTGACGTTGATCTTGCTGAAAAA GTCATAAAGGGTATTGTTGATGGTTGCCAACAGTCTGATTGCACTCTTTTGGGAGGAGAG ACTGCAGAAATGCCAGATTTCTATGCACATGGTGAATACGATATCAGTGGTTTTGCAGTCGGCATTGTCAAAAAGGATTCTGTAATTGATGGGAAAAACATTACAGTTGGAGACATTCTTATTGGTCTACCATCAAGTGGAGTCCATTCAAatggattttctttggttagaAG GGTTCTCAACCGAAGTGGTCTTTCGCTGAAGGACCAACTTCCTGGTGGATTAGTCACACTAGGCGAAGCTTTGATGGTACCAACTGTCATTTATGTTAAGCAG GTGCTGGACCTTGTTAGCAAGGGAGGCATTAAAGGTATAGCCCACATCACAGGAGGTGGTTTCACAGATAATATACCCCGAGTTTTTCCAAGGGGTCTTGGTGCTGCCATTTATAAGGACTCTTGGGTAGTTCCTCCCGTTTTCAATTGGATTCAAGAG GCCGGAAGAATAGATGATGCTGAGATGAGAAGGACCTTTAATATGGGGATCGGAATGGTATTAGTTGTTGACAAGGAGGCTGCAACCAGAATACTGGAGGATGGACAGGGGACAAATTCAATGTACTGCCTTGGTGAGGTTGTGAGTGGTGAGGGAGTGAGCTATCACTAA
- the LOC113751863 gene encoding putative polyol transporter 2 — protein MSSILLGYDTGVMSGAMIYIQRDLKINDVQKEILVGTINVYSLLGSAIAGRTCDWIGRRYTIAMAGVIFFAGAILMAFATNYAFLMFGRFVAGLGVGYALMIAPVYSAEISPRSIRGFITSFTEVFINFGVLLGYVSNYFFAKLATNLGWRFMMGIGAIPSVMLFVGGLIMPESPRWLMMHGRVGEASRILEKTSETLQEARERLADIKQAAGIPEDNHDEVVEVPNHQAGGRGAWREMFIHPTRAVLHITIAGIGLCFFQQASGIDSVVMYSPTIFEKAGITSDNGKLLATISVGVTKTIFILVSTFNIDKFGRRILLLTSTGGLVCSLLGLAIGLTVIDQHPTEKLTGAVAVCFFCVLSSVATFSMGMGPVAWVYSSEIFPLRLRALGSGLAAAMNRLVSGVILMTFISLYKAITIGGAFFLFAGIAFVAFVFFFTLLPETQGRGLEEMEEMFGTFFNWRSTVRELEERKKLKAEEGKRNDLA, from the coding sequence ATGTCGTCAATCCTACTTGGTTATGATACGGGAGTGATGAGTGGAGCAATGATCTACATACAGAGGGATCTTAAAATCAACGATGTACAAAAAGAAATCTTGGTGGGAACCATAAACGTCTACTCTCTTCTGGGTTCAGCCATTGCCGGTAGGACGTGCGACTGGATTGGCCGACGATACACCATAGCTATGGCAGGAGTAATCTTCTTTGCCGGGGCCATTTTAATGGCATTTGCCACCAACTATGCCTTCCTTATGTTCGGCCGGTTTGTTGCCGGACTCGGAGTCGGGTATGCTTTGATGATAGCTCCTGTATATTCTGCCGAGATCTCTCCAAGATCAATTCGGGGATTCATCACTTCTTTCACGGAAGTGTTCATCAACTTCGGCGTGTTGCTGGGATACGTGTCCAACTATTTTTTCGCCAAGCTTGCCACGAACTTGGGATGGAGATTCATGATGGGAATTGGCGCAATTCCATCGGTAATGTTGTTCGTGGGGGGCTTGATCATGCCGGAATCGCCACGTTGGCTGATGATGCATGGCAGAGTAGGGGAAGCTAGtagaattttggagaaaaccTCGGAAACTTTACAAGAAGCCCGGGAGAGGTTAGCCGACATTAAGCAGGCTGCTGGCATCCCCGAGGACAACCACGACGAGGTGGTAGAGGTTCCCAACCACCAAGCCGGCGGTAGAGGTGCATGGAGGGAAATGTTCATCCATCCCACCCGGGCGGTTCTGCACATCACGATTGCAGGCATCGGTTTATGCTTCTTCCAGCAAGCTTCCGGCATTGACTCGGTCGTTATGTACAGCCCCACAATTTTTGAGAAGGCTGGTATAACTAGCGACAACGGTAAGCTTCTGGCCACCATATCTGTTGGGGTCACCAAGACCATCTTCATATTGGTGTCTACCTTCAATATAGACAAGTTCGGAAGGCGGATATTGCTTTTGACAAGCACCGGTGGTCTGGTATGCTCCCTGCTGGGACTGGCCATTGGATTGACGGTGATCGATCAGCATCCGACCGAGAAGCTAACAGGGGCCGTAGCTGTTTGCTTTTTCTGCGTCCTGTCGAGCGTTGCAACTTTCTCGATGGGGATGGGTCCGGTTGCTTGGGTCTATAGCTCGGAGATTTTCCCCCTGAGGTTAAGGGCTCTGGGAAGCGGCTTGGCGGCAGCCATGAACAGGTTGGTCAGCGGGGTCATTCTAATGACCTTCATTTCATTGTACAAGGCCATCACCATAGGCGGGGCATTCTTTTTGTTCGCTGGAATTGCATTCGTGGCCTTCGTTTTCTTCTTTACACTGCTGCCAGAGACGCAGGGCAGAGGCCTTGAGGAGATGGAGGAAATGTTTGGCACCTTTTTCAACTGGAGGTCCACAGTCAGAGAgttggaggaaagaaagaaattgaaagCTGAAGAGGGGAAGAGGAACGATCTCGCTTAG
- the LOC113753101 gene encoding phosphoribosylformylglycinamidine cyclo-ligase, chloroplastic-like isoform X1, producing the protein MSTSYGASKEILQCITTAVIPRRELCVKDSNVSMLKSSRLSQKFLVSSGVCTKFHCRSRKTTIVLSMSCSSRDEKAEDNADRLTYKDAGVDIDAGSDLVRRIAKMAPGIGGFGGLYPLAGDSYLVAGTDGVGTKLKLAFETGIHETIGIDLVAMSVNDIVTSGAKPLFFLDYFATSHLDVDLAEKVIKGIVDGCQQSDCTLLGGETAEMPDFYAHGEYDISGFAVGIVKKDSVIDGKNITVGDILIGLPSSGVHSNGFSLVRRVLNRSGLSLKDQLPGGLVTLGEALMVPTVIYVKQVLDLVSKGGIKGIAHITGGGFTDNIPRVFPRGLGAAIYKDSWVVPPVFNWIQEAGRIDDAEMRRTFNMGIGMVLVVDKEAATRILEDGQGTNSMYCLGEVVSGEGVSYH; encoded by the exons ATGTCTACCTCCTATGGAGCAAGTAAAGAAATATTGCAGTGCATTACAACTGCAGTAATTCCTCGCCGAGAGTTGTGTGTTAAGGACTCAAATGTGTCGATGCTGAAGTCAAGTCGCCTCTCacagaaatttttggtgtcaTCTGGAGTGTGCACAAAATTTCATTGTAGAAGTAGAAAAACTACCATTGTCCTGTCGATGTCATGTAGTAGTCGTGATGAAAAAGCTGAAGATAATGCTGACAGACTTACATATAAGGATGCTGGTGTTGACATTGATGCTGGATCTGATCTGGTTAGAAGAATTGCCAAGATGGCACCTGGAATTGGAGGATTTGGAGGGTTATATCCTTTAG CAGGTGATTCATATCTTGTGGCTGGTACCGATGGTGTAGGAACAAAACTCAAGCTTGCATTTGAAACTGGAATTCATGAGACCATTGGGATTGATTTG GTTGCAATGAGTGTCAATGACATTGTCACTTCGGGAGCAAAGCCTTTATTTTTCCTTGATTACTTTGCTACCAGCCATCTTGACGTTGATCTTGCTGAAAAA GTCATAAAGGGTATTGTTGATGGTTGCCAACAGTCTGATTGCACTCTTTTGGGAGGAGAG ACTGCAGAAATGCCAGATTTCTATGCACATGGTGAATACGATATCAGTGGTTTTGCAGTCGGCATTGTCAAAAAGGATTCTGTAATTGATGGGAAAAACATTACAGTTGGAGACATTCTTATTGGTCTACCATCAAGTGGAGTCCATTCAAatggattttctttggttagaAG GGTTCTCAACCGAAGTGGTCTTTCGCTGAAGGACCAACTTCCTGGTGGATTAGTCACACTAGGCGAAGCTTTGATGGTACCAACTGTCATTTATGTTAAGCAG GTGCTGGACCTTGTTAGCAAGGGAGGCATTAAAGGTATAGCCCACATCACAGGAGGTGGTTTCACAGATAATATACCCCGAGTTTTTCCAAGGGGTCTTGGTGCTGCCATTTATAAGGACTCTTGGGTAGTTCCTCCCGTTTTCAATTGGATTCAAGAG GCCGGAAGAATAGATGATGCTGAGATGAGAAGGACCTTTAATATGGGGATCGGAATGGTATTAGTTGTTGACAAGGAGGCTGCAACCAGAATACTGGAGGATGGACAGGGGACAAATTCAATGTACTGCCTTGGTGAGGTTGTGAGTGGTGAGGGAGTGAGCTATCACTAA